The genomic segment ATGGCGTAGATATCGCCGAAGGGGAACTGGTGGTGCTGGAAAACGTGCGCTTTAACAAGGGCGAAAAGAAAGATGACGAAGCCCTGGCGAAGAAATACGCCGCGCTGTGCGACGTGTTCGTCATGGATGCTTTCGGCACCGCTCACCGCGCCCAGGCTTCTACTCACAACGTAGGTAAATTTGCCCCCGTTGCGTGCGCCGGTCCGCTGCTGTCTAATGAACTTGAGGCGCTGGGCAAGGCGCTGGATAACCCGGCCCGGCCGATGGTGGCCATCGTTGGCGGCTCAAAAGTCTCTACCAAGCTGACCGTACTGGACTCGTTGTCGAAAATCGCCGATCAGCTCATCGTCGGCGGCGGCATTGCCAATACCTTCGTGGTGGCCCAGGGACATAATGTCGGCAAATCGCTTTACGAGGCCGATCTGATCCCGGAAGCCAAACGTCTGCTGGAAAGCAGCGATATCCCCGTGCCGACCGATGTCCGCGTCGCCACCGAGTTTTCCGAAACCGCGACCGCCACCTTGAAATCCGCCAGCGACATTCAGGACAATGAGCAGATTCTGGACTTGGGCGATGTTTCCGCCGCCCGTCTGGCGGAAATTCTGAAAAACGCCAAGACCATTTTGTGGAATGGCCCGGTCGGCGTGTTTGAGTTCGCCAATTTCCGTAAAGGCACCGAAGTAGTGGCGCGCGCCATCGCCGACAGCGAGGCGTTCTCTATCGCCGGCGGCGGTGACACCCTGGCGGCCATCGACCTGTTTGGCATTGCCGATCAGATCTCCTATATTTCTACTGGCGGCGGTGCTTTCCTTGAATTCGTCGAAGGTAAAAAACTTCCCGCGGTGGTCATGCTGGAAGAACGCGCGAAACAGTAAATATTCAGCGGGCGGACGCTTTCGGCGTTCGTCGTCGCCGCGGCTGGTTCACAGGCTCGGGCCACGGCGATAAGTTACCTTTTATCAATGGCCTACAAAACAGGACAAAGTAATATGTCTAAGATTTTCGATTTTGTGAAACCAGGTGTTATCACCGGTGATGACGTTCAGAAAGTGTTCGCTGTCGCGAAAGAAAACAACTTTGCTCTGCCCGCCGTCAACTGTGTAGGCACCGATTCCATAAATGCGGCGCTGGAAGCGGCCGCAAAAGTGCGTGCGCCGATTATCGTGCAGTTCTCCAACGGCGGCGCCGCTTTTATTGCCGGCAAAGGCTTGAAAGCCGAAGGCCAGACCGCTGCGGTGCTGGGCGCGGTGTCCGGCGCGCTGCACGTGCATCATATGGCCGAGCATTACGGTATCCCCGTTATTCTGCATACCGACCATTGCGCCAAGAAATTGCTGCCGTGGCTTGACGGACTGCTGGACGCTGGCGAGAAGCATTATGCCGCCACCGGCAAACCGCTGTTCTCATCCCATATGATCGACCTCTCTGAAGAGTCGCTGGAAGAGAACATTAAAATCAGCGCCAATTATCTGACGCGTATGGCGAAACTGGACATGACGCTGGAAATCGAGCTGGGTTGCACCGGCGGCGAAGAAGACGGCGTCGACAATAGCCATCTGGACAACTCCGCGCTCTACACCCAGCCGGAAGATGTCGCCTATGCCTATGAAAAACTGCATGCCATCAGCCCGCGCTTCACCATCGCGGCCGCTTTCGGTAATGTTCACGGCGTGTACAAGCCTGGCAACGTGCAGCTGACGCCAAAAATCCTTGATAACTCCCAGAAATACGTTTCAGAAAGATTTGGTCTCCCGGCCAAATCTTTGAATCTGGTCTTCCACGGCGGTTCGGGCTCTACGCCGGAAGAAATCAAGGAAGCCGTCAGCTACGGCGTGGTCAAGATGAACATTGATACCGATACCCAGTGGGCAACGTGGGAAGGTATTCTGAAATATTATCAGAAAAACGAAGGTTATCTGCAGGCTCAGCTGGGCAATCCCGAAGGCGCTGATAAACCCAACAAGAAGTTCTACGATCCGCGCGTATGGATCCGCGCCGGTCAGGCATCCATGGCAACGCGCCTGGAGCTGGCCTTTAAAGAACTGAACGCTATCGACGTACTGTAATCGTCCGGCGGTACCCCCGCGCGCAGCGCGGTGTGCCGCTTGCCTGCTTCCCGCCGTGGCGCGGGGGCGGGGGATATCCACCGCGCAATCCACCGGAAAGTCGTCTCTCCCTTGGATGGCGCGGTTTTTTTGTGTCCGTGGCGGGGCATGGCAATATTTCGCCTAAGCGGGTCGCGACAACGCTACAGTGGCGCTTAAAACGGTCTCGCTCCTGATTAACATCATGAATCATCTGGCATTTTTCTGCCGACTTGGCTAATTCCGTTGGAGTGATGAGGCGTTGCGGTATAGGCTTAATACTGTCTTGTCATCGGCCCCGGGCCGAGGGACCTTTGTTATACACCAGAGCGGGAAACTATATGGAAGATATAGACGTTGTAGATAAAATCAATCATGCCGGTAACTGGCTGGTCAATAATCAAGAATTGCTGATTCATTACGCGGTGAATATCGCCGCCGCCATTATCATCCTATTTATCGGTCTGCTGGTCTCGCGGATTATCGCCCGTACCCTGAATCGGATGATGAAGGCGCGGCACATTGACGCCACGGTGGCCGATTTTGTCTCGGCGATTTTGCGCTACGGCATAGTGATCTTCACCCTTATCGCCGCCCTGAACCGGATAGGCGTGCAGACCGCCTCGGTGATTGCCGTCATCGGTGCCGCCGGTTTGGCCATCGGTCTTGCCCTGCAAGGCTCTTTGTCCAACTTTGCGGCAGGGGTACTGCTGGTCACCTTCCGCCACTTCCACGCCGGCGACTATGTGGATTTTGCCGGCACCTCGGGCACGGTTTTAGTGGTGCAAATTTTCTCCACCACGCTGAAAACCTACGATGGCAAGATTGTGGTGGTGCCCAACAGCAAAATCCTGTCCGGTAATATCACCAACTTCTCTCAAGAGCCGAATCGTTTAATCGATACCATCATCAGCGTCAGCTATGATGCCGACATTGATGCAGTGAAGAAGATAATCACCGATATCCTGGTCGCCGATAGCTGAGTGATCCAGGACATGGGTCTGACCGTGCGGTTAAACGCGCTGGACTCGTCCTCACTGGATTTCATGGTGCGGGCCTGGGTGCCGCGCAGCGATCAGCAAAACGCCACTTTCGACCTGCTAGAGAAAGCTAAGGTGGCGCTGGATGCGCACAATATCGGCATTCCGTATCCGCAGATGGATGTGCATTTGTACCGGACGCCGAAGCCACAGCCCGAGCACGAGCAGCAATCCGCCAATACCGCGACCTCGTCGGACGCCTCCCGGGATGCCGAGGAGAGTCAGCAGGTGCAATCGCAGCCGGACGTCGATACCGGTAAGCCGGCATGAACCGGCTTGACGATATGATGCGCGCGGTCACGGCAGAATAACGGGCCAGGGCTGCGCGCCGCCGCTGCACGCCCGGTGACCGACAGCGGGTGCCTTGCCGTACCGCGCAAATTCTCTTTGCCCCGAGGCGGTTAGGGGGTTTCTACAGGCGTGCCGTGCCGGCGCGGTTGCTCACTAACGCTGCTTATCGGGGATAAGATCATTCCATTTCAACCGTCGCCGGACGGCCGGTAAACTGCCCGCCACAATCGGCAATCGACGGGACGGTATATGTAGCGTTTTTTCTTACAAGGATTTTTTCTCGGCATGGTCCTGATTGTGCCCATCGGGCCGCAAAACGTGATGGTGATGAATCAGGGGATACGCCGGCAGTATTTTTTGCTGGCAACCACGCTGTGCTTTATTAGCGACCTGTTACTTATCTGCGCGGGGGTGTTCGGCGGCGCGGCGCTCGTCACCCGTTCGTCGTGGCTATTGCTGGCCATCACCTAGGCAGGCGTGTTGTTCCTCGGCGGCTATGGTTTTTACGCCTTGCGCAACGGCTGGCGCAGAGCG from the Candidatus Sodalis pierantonius str. SOPE genome contains:
- the fbaA gene encoding class II fructose-bisphosphate aldolase; the encoded protein is MSKIFDFVKPGVITGDDVQKVFAVAKENNFALPAVNCVGTDSINAALEAAAKVRAPIIVQFSNGGAAFIAGKGLKAEGQTAAVLGAVSGALHVHHMAEHYGIPVILHTDHCAKKLLPWLDGLLDAGEKHYAATGKPLFSSHMIDLSEESLEENIKISANYLTRMAKLDMTLEIELGCTGGEEDGVDNSHLDNSALYTQPEDVAYAYEKLHAISPRFTIAAAFGNVHGVYKPGNVQLTPKILDNSQKYVSERFGLPAKSLNLVFHGGSGSTPEEIKEAVSYGVVKMNIDTDTQWATWEGILKYYQKNEGYLQAQLGNPEGADKPNKKFYDPRVWIRAGQASMATRLELAFKELNAIDVL
- the pgk gene encoding phosphoglycerate kinase, whose product is MAVIKMTDLDLAGKRVFIRSDLNVPVKDGKVTSDARIRASLPTIEAVLKQGARVMVTSHLGRPTEGEYNAEFSLQPVVDYLKGKLSSPVRLAKDYLDGVDIAEGELVVLENVRFNKGEKKDDEALAKKYAALCDVFVMDAFGTAHRAQASTHNVGKFAPVACAGPLLSNELEALGKALDNPARPMVAIVGGSKVSTKLTVLDSLSKIADQLIVGGGIANTFVVAQGHNVGKSLYEADLIPEAKRLLESSDIPVPTDVRVATEFSETATATLKSASDIQDNEQILDLGDVSAARLAEILKNAKTILWNGPVGVFEFANFRKGTEVVARAIADSEAFSIAGGGDTLAAIDLFGIADQISYISTGGGAFLEFVEGKKLPAVVMLEERAKQ